Sequence from the Erythrolamprus reginae isolate rEryReg1 chromosome Z, rEryReg1.hap1, whole genome shotgun sequence genome:
GCCTCCCTCTATGTGCCAATTAATAACCTGCATATCTTGTGGTTACACCAACCGAAATTGCTTGGATTGCCATCCTAAATGATGCAGTCATGTAAcatcatgttttattttttaccaTATTTTTAGACTTGGATAATTTTGTTAATGTGTCTTTAGAACAAAGTAGAAATAGTTCACCTGGGCTTTCTTTCATTCGGTGCTACTTCACAAGGCTGCATATATCCCATATATTTTATGCTTATAAGCCCATCCACATCTAAGCCAATTTTAAATAAAAGGTACAGTATTATAAAAATGCACCTTACCTCACTTGCATTATAAGCTAGTTCAGGTAGGAATAAGCATTCTCTCTTCCCACTTTAAAACATCAAAGAGCTTAGATACAATAATTAAACCAGAGTTTGGCATTTAAAATTACTGTCCTGTTGTTCTCTCCCCAGATGTAATCTGAGATATTAAGTCCCAAATAACATTGAACATATCCTGTGGTATTATTAATAAAGTTCCTTTGCTGAATGAAACAAAGATTTTTAAGACAAAATGAAGTAGATAATGAAGCTGTAGCAGGAAGCCAATTCTCTGCATAGTCTTTCTAGAGATGGCTTTAAGAACTAAAGACCCTGATGGGCTATCTCTTGACAGGCACATTCTTCCTTTTGATCTCTGCTAAGGTTCTTAGATAATAATTTTGGGAGAATAAATCTTTTTCTATATTGATACATTGTATATTCCTCTCTCAGCTtgtgcaatacagtgttccctcaattttcgcgggggatgcgttccgagaccgcccgcgaaagtcgaatttccgcgaagtagagatgcggaagtaaatacaccatttttggctatggacagtgtcacaagccatcccttaacactttaaaccactaaattagcatttcccattcccttaacaaccatttactcaccattattactggtactcaccattaaataagacacttagtgatcctgatatttataaacataattatttattaacaataattattttttgttatttatttgcaaaaattattagtttggcaatgacgtatgatgtcatcgggcgtgaaaaaccgtggtatagaaaaacccccgcaaagtattttttaattaatattttttgaaaaaccgtggtataggctatttgcgaagttcgaacccgcgaaaatcgagggaacactgtagtttatAAATTGCTGGCTACCTACTTTGTATTAGCTGAATTTTGTTCCAGCTTTGTGACAAAATAAGTGCAGCACATACAGTATGCCCTTTAAAACAAATACCCAGCATCAGTACTCAAACTGCAAAGCAGCAGTTTGCAACACtccatttggttttttaaaaaaaagatcataaaaagtGTGAATTTTCTTAACCTTAGCTGTAGGCAATCACATTTAGCAATGTTTTTCATCCTTAGAAATGTTCCTATCTTCAAATATTTCAAGGAACTCCAACACTTTAGAGGATTTATCAAGGCTGCTAAGCCTCCTTCCATAAACCAAAAATGTTAGATAGTTGTTGGCAAGCTGCCTTTTAAGAACTTGTCCTGCATTGGTATTATTCTCATGGCTTtccaataattttaaataaaaaataaaaataagaagtaTTTGTTTATGCTGGGTGTTGAATGTAAATTTAGTGTCTATAAGCACTCTGTCAATTAATGAAGGAACAAAAGGTTGGAAACAAAGGAACAAAAATGGTTTTCAGTGCATTAAATCTTATTTTATCACCATGAGCCCCAAATAATCAAAGGAAGTAGCATTTGCAATTATATTGTATTTGAATATTAAAGGGGATAAggaaaaattataattatttatactttcaaattaattttaaaaaatatagttaaGTCAGGATTTCAACAGGCTTTCCAAAATAGCATTTAATAATCAGAATTTCCTCCACATAGAAAATGACAAAAATGCAATAGTCAAAATGAGGCTAATATTTTTaccaaacaaatttatttatttgtaaaaaccaACACATAGTTTAAAATACTTTTCAAGAAGCTAAACCATTACTGTACAATATATTCCTTACCCACCTGTCATAGGAAGCAGTCTTTGCACAAATTGTTCAGAGTGAAAGTAAGGGTCATATGGGGGGAAAATATGTAAGCTGCTGCAattgagatttaaacatatacTGTAGCTCTCTCATCTTAATTTCTTAATGTTTGGTTTGACAATACTGAGGGATTTGAAATATTTGAATAAGTTAACGttcttttgaaaattattttttgtCATATGATAGCAAACCCTAAAGTTAGCCCATTGGTTCAATCTAACATatacaaaagataaaaagaaaatgtaTCCTATTCTGTGCCTTATGTTTGGGCAACTCAATATATATGGGGAATATATGACTTTGACAGCATACTGGTTTTAATATCAACTGTTGAAATGGATCTAGAGCCAATACTGGATCTCTTCATTGAAATGAAGACACAATAATATTTAAAGTAGCgatccccaacctttctggcatGGCAGACAGGCAGTAGCAACAACAATGGTTCTCTGCAAGCAGTGGGACAAGCACGATTGTGTGCACACCCACCATTTGCGCATGTGGAGCTGAGCGTGCTCAAACACTGCTTGTGCAGCCCGGTTCCAAACAGGCTGTGGCTCGAGGTTGGGGATCCCTGACCAGTTGTATTTATGTTTGCTTATCACCATTCATATTTCCAAAAATTATTGCAAATGAAAGAGAATCTCTATTTTCTATACATGACACTGTGTCTGGAATTATAGCAAGCTTTTCATGAAGCTTCACGTTTGAAAATCCTATGCTACTGTTAGTTAGGACGTTGcattttcaattaaaaagaaTACTATAAAAACTGAACACATGACAACCCAACCAATAAAAAAATTGCACATCTGTAATATGGTGCTATATAAGGAATATCAGTAAAATAATTCTTACTATTTTCAAAGATATTGTGTGCAATTCAACCACCTGTAAGAACACAATAATGTAACTTGCTCCAAATTTGATAACCAAGAAGACAAGAATGCAATACAAAGTACAGTTCGTATTATCTCCATTGTATCTTAGAACAGCATTGTCCAAGCTGGCATTGCCAGAAGTGTAAGACTGAAACTATCAGATTTCTTAATTAGCTGGTTGGAAATGTAAGGATTTTTATTTTGCAGGATGCCAGGTTAAGTGAAAGCTGCCTCATATTTCATTAATACATAGAATCCAAGAATAGGTAGACTAACCACATAATACCTTGGAAAAATCAATGTATTTACAATGCATAGTTCTAAGGCCACACTTTAATCTATCAGTACAGATATAGCCATAAACTGCCATTGCCTAATCCAAATGCATATAGAGTGCTCAAAATACTGGGCAAATGTCAGTGTTAAATGTAGAAGACAGGAAGTATTGATTGGTAAACAGATGCATATGTAATGTTGGAAGTCTACGGAGTCTCAGTTCATTTCCTATGACAAAATGTAACAGTGCAAACAAGGGTGCTTTTCCTAGGTGTTTTCTGTATTATTTCACTAACGTGAAAGGAGGTAATGAACTGGTCACACTCTTGGGAACGGACACAATTCTTTAAAATATTGTATTATTGACTCCTCTTTTATGATCAAGAATATTACATTTCTATAGTGGCTTACACATCAAAGAGGACTCATATTATCTcagtacatgttttttttttaaaacaattgaagCAAAAGAAATGATGCTTATTATTAGAATTCTCTCATTTGTGatttttatatacacacacaaaacataCCAGAAGTATTTAAATTCTATGTTCAGGAGTTTCTAAAACCATCTCTTTCTGCTTCTCATCAAATGATAGCCTTTACTGTGTAACTATTACACAGAAAACAGGCATGAAATCCAACACAGGTACTCTTAAAAATGTAGTTTTATAACACGAAGAACAAGTCAAATTACCTTACCGGTATAACACATCTATATCAAAATACTTCACCCTTTTAGATGAGTGCCAGAATTGGTGCTATCTGTAAATTTATAtcagattggggtttttttttcttaaaaggaaATGTGTCAACACCTAAAAGAACTTACAGAAACGCCAGGCACTAAATTGCTTCTAACAGTCTGTTAATGAAAAGCTCTACCAAATGTGAATAAAAATCAACCCCTGAATGTTAAAAAAAGATTCAAATTAAGCAccaatagaaatataaaaatggTGCAATGAAGATCTATTTCTACTAAAATAGGCAACATTCATCCTCTGCCTAAAGGAATGCAATCTTGTGAGCAAGTGACAGACTTATAACCGAACAGTGATTTTTGGGGTGGCAGAGGCTCTTGGTAGACAGGCTTCCAATATAgatgtctgtgtgtgtatctctaacacacacacacacacacacacacacagacagacacagttCATTAGCTGTCCAAATCAGGTTTGATTTACTTTAACCCATACTCACAATTttaatgatatattttttttaaagagcataAATTAAACATTCCGCACACATACAATTTACAGATATTCTCAATTCCTTATTAGGGCAACATCCATGAgatcatcctcctcctccccaatCAAGAAATCAGGGCTGGGCCTAGATGGCCTATCTGATGTAAGGATGGCACTGCTTGTCATAGACAGAGACTGTTCTGAAGAGATGGGAGATTTAGACCAGCTTTCTGGCTTTATGCTGTGagatttctttttgtctctctctttgtcaCGATCCCTGTCACGGTCTTTATCTTTcagcttcttcttttcctttttgtgtTTTTTATGCTTTTCTGAGCTATATTCTGGAAGAGGCCTAACTCCGTCATCAGAGCTAGGGCTATTCTGATAGGATTTTTCTGCTATAGACGATCCAGATTCACTCTCACTGTCAATATTTTGGGGTGTGTATGCAGGTGACTTACTGTGGCTGGGAGAACAACGCTCGTGCTTTGGAGTTGATCCACTTATCAGGGGCGATCCGTAATTTTTGGAAGATGACATCTGAGGCCTTAAGCCATCCCCACCTCCTTCCCCAGGTTTTTGCAACGTAACTTTAGCTTTAATACTAGGAGAACCGCCGTCATGTTTACTGATGATGATTTTGGCCACTCCAGTGCTTCCAACACTCTTTGAATCAGACGCTTTCTTGGAAGATTCAGCGGAACCTCCCGAAGCAGAGATTTTGGATTTCTCCTTGTCACTTCTTTCTCGTTTCCCCTGCAATTCATTCCCCGACAGATTGTGCTTGGAGGACATGGAGTGGCCTGATGAATTGGAATTCTGgaccatttgtccatccattgaATCTTCCCCTGCGGGGCCACTGGCGACAACCCCATGTTTGAGCTTGTCAATGACAGCAGTCAGAGATGGCTTTTTGTTTCGGCTTGGAGACTTGCCTTTGGAGCTCCCATGCTGATTCTGAGCTGAAGACATGGAAGAGCTGCCAGATGAAAAGGAAGATGAAGATCCCATTGAAGAGTTTGAAGAAGGAGGTGGCTTCTGGGACATGGAACTGGAAGATCCCATCCCTGAAGATGACTTCATGCTTGAACTTGATCCTGTCCCAGGAATGTGTGAACCTCCAGAACCGGAACTAATAGGGGACTTTGCTTTAGATGACGGGGGAGTACCTGGAACAGGTTTCATCGGAGAGGCCAGCTTGTCAGAACCGCCCGAGGGTCTAGAATGAGAAGGAGAAATGTTTGGTTTACTCATGGAAGGGTTCATAAGCGACGAAGGCTTCCCTTGAGGTTTGATCTTGGTACCTCCAGAGCCGCTGCTGAGGCCGTGTTTTGAGATTGGGGAGGACCCAGGCTTGCCCACTGATTGGGTGGAGCTTTTGGACTGACCTGAAGAGCTGCCTTGGCCTGAGTAGAGGCTGCCGCTCATCTTGGACCCCGAAGACCCATCCGACTTGCTGCTCTTTATTTTGCCTGACGTCGAGGAGGAAGACGAAGAGGAGGACGATGACGAGGAggacgaagaagaggaggaggaatgacTGTGATGACTTTTGCTGCTCAAAGAAGAGACTGAGCCACTGCTCGTGTACTGCCCATGGGAAGGTTTGCCAACAGTCACTGTTCCCTTGGGAATCTGGATGGTGATTTTAGGGATGGGAGGAGTAGCTACCCCAGGGGGTGTTTGAGACCTGCCTGAACTTCCAGGAGATTTTGAGCCACCTGTGCTTGCTGGTGGGGTGAAAGGTCTGGTGGATGTACTATGAGAAGGAGATTTGCCTTCTGGCTCCACCTTCCTCCGCTTCTGGACCTTTTCTTTACTCTTTCCATCACTGGATGGGGTGCGGTTGCGTTTTCCACCCTTGCCATCCAGCCCAGGGCCCGTTAAAGAACTCCCAGATCCATTACCCTCTTTGACCCTCTTCTGTGATTTCTCCTTCCCCAATTCTCCCATACTCAGCAAGGGGCTCTGGCTTCCACTATGATGCTCCAATACATCAGAGACTCCCAGAGCCTTGCTGGTAGCAGTGATAATACTAAAGTCGACTGTGTCCGCTTGGCTGCTTGCCTTGAACTTACTCTCCCCTCCATCTCCCCCCAGTACTTGCACACCCAGAGTACTTATCGTTTGTGGTGCAAAGCCCTTGAAGTCATCAGCGTCTCCGCTCTGGCTGCTATCATCAAAATAGTCTTCTCCAAAACCGCTTTGGCTCTGGCTGTTCAGGAGATCAGGGTTGAAGTCAACTCCATCTGGGAAGAACTGATTTGAAGAGTCACTATTTGGGCTTACAGTAGCATCAGCAATCAAATCAGCTGGATCAGTATATGGGTTTTCActgttatttgactgaaaaacATCTGGATCAAAAAGGGCACTTTGTGAATGCCCTGAACTGGATGAGTCTCTTATTGGTGTCCCAATAGGAGGGCAATCTTCATTGGCATTCGGCAGTTTGGATGCTTCTTCTGCTATGTCAGAAAGAATATCTGTCACATCAGCACCAATGCTGTCTGAACTGGAGAGCCGGACCATTCTCTGAATACTGGGTTGGGCATGAGGTATAGATTGTGGATAGGTTGTTGGAGGGGTGCTGCACTGACTGGGTGCTGGAGTAATATGAGGAGTATCTAAAGTGTCTGTGGTCATGTTGACATCAAATATAGGGTTCTGGGAATCAACATCCATAGAAAACAGCTCCCTCTGAAAGTCATCTTCAGTTTGATGCTTTGGTTTATCCACCAACACAcgtgattttttctttttctgcttaTTGCCCCCTGGTCCCATTTCCATCCTTGGAGAGCCAGAAGAAGAGTTCTGTCTCTCAAGTGGACTGCTCCCATAAAGAGTCGAGAAATCTTGAGCAGCATTGTCCTTCAAAAGATTCATAAGCATTGGATGGTTTTTGGTGTTGCTTGCAGGAGAGGACACAGGGGGAGGTGTGTGGTGTGGAGGAGTGGGGCTAGAGCCAATAGTAGAGCCTACATTGCCTGTGATTTGCAGCAAACTTGTAAGAATGGGGTTCTGAGACACTTTGCTGAAGTCCTCCCCATGTCCCACCGAATCATGCCTTTCTTTAATGCCCATGCTCATACTGAATAAAGTGGAGATGGGGCCGCCAGGGAAAGTACTGGTTGGGGTGGTGGTGCCACTCATCGGGTTGTTGCCAGTAGTCATGCCATATCCTGGGCTGCTTGCAGGCGGCAGATTCTTTTTCACCATGTCTTCAACTGTCTCAGCAATGAGGGACAAAGCTGGGGTGTCTGCTTGGATTGTTTCCGCTTTCCTCCTTATGGCTCTCATAGTCACAGGAATTGACATGCACCTACAAGATACAATGTTGTAAAAGGCAAATTTAGTCCttctgtttaatattttttttaggaaCAGCACAACTCTTATCACAAAAAATGTGAACAAAAATAAGCACCTGAAATTGGGTACAGCTAGTCCTTACagctagaatatctccgggaccgccttctgccgcacgaatcccagcgaccagttaggtcccacagagttggccttctccgggtcccgtcaactaaacaatgtcgtttggtgggacccaggggaagagccttctctgtggcggccccgaccctttggaatcaactccccccagatatcagagttgcccccaccctcctagcctttcgtaagctccttaaaacccacctctgtcgtcaggcatgggggaattgacatgttccttccccctaggcttataaaatttgtgtatggtatgctagtgtgtatgattggtttttaacttgtggtgttcccaaaattaatttaatattggatttgtcttgtattgctgttgctgtgagccgccccgagtctgcggagaggggcggcatacaaatctgattaaatacaaatacaaaaaatacaaatagCAACAGTTGTTGTAGAATTTTATTGCTAAGCAAGATTTACTAAATGAGCTACATCAGATTTTAGACTTTTTGTTAAGAGaattattgcagttgttaagtgaatcatgaatccatttcccccccactgactttgcttgctgGAAGCCCACTGGAAAGATCTCAAATGGCAATCAGATGACTCTATGAcaatgcaaccattgtaaatatatgatggttgccaaatgcccaaattttgatcatgtgattgtggggTTGCTATGATGGTCATAAGTGCGAGGCTGTAAGTCACTTGTTTCCATGCTGTTGGAGTACAGAACTGTCAATAAatcaatggttgtaagttgacaaCGATAGGTAGGTTAACTCTCCATATTATTTCTGTTCCAAAGAAAGATGAAAATCTTCCAGCTTTATTCCCACTGGCAATAACAAGACTTAATTGCCACAATTCTTGGTTCTTGAGGGTAATTAGATAAAACTATATTTAATGTGTATTCCCTAGCAATAAAATAAGTTGGCCAATcctgaataagaaaaaaaaaagagttcacATGCATTTTCTTCTCTATGAGTGAAGAAAGGCAtgtcttcaacttacaatcattcatttgaaagttgaaaattataatggcactaaaaaagggaccatttttaacatttatgacctttgtagcatccctatgatcacgtgatcaaaattcagacatttggcaactggtCCATATTTGTCGGTTGCCGTGTCCTATGGTGGTGTGATAATCTTTTGCGCCCATCTGACAAACTAAATTGAAGAAAAGATAGATTCATTTTATAACCAtgtt
This genomic interval carries:
- the MED1 gene encoding mediator of RNA polymerase II transcription subunit 1 isoform X2, producing MTDRLESIARQNGLGSHLSGNGTECYITSDMFYVEVHLDTTGQLRDVKVAHHGENPVSCPELVQHLRERNFNEFSKHLKGLVNLYKVPGDNKLKTKMYLALQSLELDLSKMAGMYWQATNASPLDKILHGSVGYLTPRSGGHLMNLKYYVSPYDLFEEGTGAPIILNENNVPRYLGMNVCVTIEGTLTMNKLPIAPLIMGTHPVDNKGTPSFSSVTSANSVDFPACFFLKFPKPIPVSQAFIQKLQNCTGIPLFDTPPTYVPLYELITQFELSKEEEEEEEDPCPLHHTMRFYAALPGQQHCYFLNKDAPLPDGRSLQGTLLNKISFHHPSRVPLILSMIRHQVAYNTLIGSCVKRTVLKEDSPGILQFEVCPLSDSCFSVSFQHPVNDSLVCVVMDVQDSTHVNCKLYKGLSDALICTDDFIAKVVQRCMSIPVTMRAIRRKAETIQADTPALSLIAETVEDMVKKNLPPASSPGYGMTTGNNPMSGTTTPTSTFPGGPISTLFSMSMGIKERHDSVGHGEDFSKVSQNPILTSLLQITGNVGSTIGSSPTPPHHTPPPVSSPASNTKNHPMLMNLLKDNAAQDFSTLYGSSPLERQNSSSGSPRMEMGPGGNKQKKKKSRVLVDKPKHQTEDDFQRELFSMDVDSQNPIFDVNMTTDTLDTPHITPAPSQCSTPPTTYPQSIPHAQPSIQRMVRLSSSDSIGADVTDILSDIAEEASKLPNANEDCPPIGTPIRDSSSSGHSQSALFDPDVFQSNNSENPYTDPADLIADATVSPNSDSSNQFFPDGVDFNPDLLNSQSQSGFGEDYFDDSSQSGDADDFKGFAPQTISTLGVQVLGGDGGESKFKASSQADTVDFSIITATSKALGVSDVLEHHSGSQSPLLSMGELGKEKSQKRVKEGNGSGSSLTGPGLDGKGGKRNRTPSSDGKSKEKVQKRRKVEPEGKSPSHSTSTRPFTPPASTGGSKSPGSSGRSQTPPGVATPPIPKITIQIPKGTVTVGKPSHGQYTSSGSVSSLSSKSHHSHSSSSSSSSSSSSSSSSSSSTSGKIKSSKSDGSSGSKMSGSLYSGQGSSSGQSKSSTQSVGKPGSSPISKHGLSSGSGGTKIKPQGKPSSLMNPSMSKPNISPSHSRPSGGSDKLASPMKPVPGTPPSSKAKSPISSGSGGSHIPGTGSSSSMKSSSGMGSSSSMSQKPPPSSNSSMGSSSSFSSGSSSMSSAQNQHGSSKGKSPSRNKKPSLTAVIDKLKHGVVASGPAGEDSMDGQMVQNSNSSGHSMSSKHNLSGNELQGKRERSDKEKSKISASGGSAESSKKASDSKSVGSTGVAKIIISKHDGGSPSIKAKVTLQKPGEGGGDGLRPQMSSSKNYGSPLISGSTPKHERCSPSHSKSPAYTPQNIDSESESGSSIAEKSYQNSPSSDDGVRPLPEYSSEKHKKHKKEKKKLKDKDRDRDRDKERDKKKSHSIKPESWSKSPISSEQSLSMTSSAILTSDRPSRPSPDFLIGEEEDDLMDVALIRN
- the MED1 gene encoding mediator of RNA polymerase II transcription subunit 1 isoform X4 — protein: MKAVQGNTEESEKLNKMNSLLERLHVKFNPNSRPWTETMKLVRQVMEKRIVMNSGGHQNLITCLETLQKALKVSSLPTMTDRLESIARQNGLGSHLSGNGTECYITSDMFYVEVHLDTTGQLRDVKVAHHGENPVSCPELVQHLRERNFNEFSKHLKGLVNLYKVPGDNKLKTKMYLALQSLELDLSKMAGMYWQATNASPLDKILHGSVGYLTPRSGGHLMNLKYYVSPYDLFEEGTGAPIILNENNVPRYLGMNVCVTIEGTLTMNKLPIAPLIMGTHPVDNKGTPSFSSVTSANSVDFPACFFLKFPKPIPVSQAFIQKLQNCTGIPLFDTPPTYVPLYELITQFELSKEEEEEEEDPCPLHHTMRFYAALPGQQHCYFLNKDAPLPDGRSLQGTLLNKISFHHPSRVPLILSMIRHQVAYNTLIGSCVKRTVLKEDSPGILQFEVCPLSDSCFSVSFQHPVNDSLVCVVMDVQDSTHVNCKLYKGLSDALICTDDFIAKVVQRCMSIPVTMRAIRRKAETIQADTPALSLIAETVEDMVKKNLPPASSPGYGMTTGNNPMSGTTTPTSTFPGGPISTLFSMSMGIKERHDSVGHGEDFSKVSQNPILTSLLQITGNVGSTIGSSPTPPHHTPPPVSSPASNTKNHPMLMNLLKDNAAQDFSTLYGSSPLERQNSSSGSPRMEMGPGGNKQKKKKSRVLVDKPKHQTEDDFQRELFSMDVDSQNPIFDVNMTTDTLDTPHITPAPSQCSTPPTTYPQSIPHAQPSIQRMVRLSSSDSIGADVTDILSDIAEEASKLPNANEDCPPIGTPIRDSSSSGHSQSALFDPDVFQSNNSENPYTDPADLIADATVSPNSDSSNQFFPDGVDFNPDLLNSQSQSGFGEDYFDDSSQSGDADDFKGFAPQTISTLGVQVLGGDGGESKFKASSQADTVDFSIITATSKALGVSDVLEHHSGSQSPLLSMGELGKEKSQKRVKEGNGSGSSLTGPGLDGKGGKRNRTPSSDGKSKEKVQKRRKVEPEGKSPSHSTSTRPFTPPASTGGSKSPGSSGRSQTPPGVATPPIPKITIQIPKGTVTVGKPSHGQYTSSGSVSSLSSKSHHSHSSSSSSSSSSSSSSSSSSSTSGKIKSSKSDGSSGSKMSGSLYSGQGSSSDPRAVLTSWPLR
- the MED1 gene encoding mediator of RNA polymerase II transcription subunit 1 isoform X1, with the protein product MKAVQGNTEESEKLNKMNSLLERLHVKFNPNSRPWTETMKLVRQVMEKRIVMNSGGHQNLITCLETLQKALKVSSLPTMTDRLESIARQNGLGSHLSGNGTECYITSDMFYVEVHLDTTGQLRDVKVAHHGENPVSCPELVQHLRERNFNEFSKHLKGLVNLYKVPGDNKLKTKMYLALQSLELDLSKMAGMYWQATNASPLDKILHGSVGYLTPRSGGHLMNLKYYVSPYDLFEEGTGAPIILNENNVPRYLGMNVCVTIEGTLTMNKLPIAPLIMGTHPVDNKGTPSFSSVTSANSVDFPACFFLKFPKPIPVSQAFIQKLQNCTGIPLFDTPPTYVPLYELITQFELSKEEEEEEEDPCPLHHTMRFYAALPGQQHCYFLNKDAPLPDGRSLQGTLLNKISFHHPSRVPLILSMIRHQVAYNTLIGSCVKRTVLKEDSPGILQFEVCPLSDSCFSVSFQHPVNDSLVCVVMDVQDSTHVNCKLYKGLSDALICTDDFIAKVVQRCMSIPVTMRAIRRKAETIQADTPALSLIAETVEDMVKKNLPPASSPGYGMTTGNNPMSGTTTPTSTFPGGPISTLFSMSMGIKERHDSVGHGEDFSKVSQNPILTSLLQITGNVGSTIGSSPTPPHHTPPPVSSPASNTKNHPMLMNLLKDNAAQDFSTLYGSSPLERQNSSSGSPRMEMGPGGNKQKKKKSRVLVDKPKHQTEDDFQRELFSMDVDSQNPIFDVNMTTDTLDTPHITPAPSQCSTPPTTYPQSIPHAQPSIQRMVRLSSSDSIGADVTDILSDIAEEASKLPNANEDCPPIGTPIRDSSSSGHSQSALFDPDVFQSNNSENPYTDPADLIADATVSPNSDSSNQFFPDGVDFNPDLLNSQSQSGFGEDYFDDSSQSGDADDFKGFAPQTISTLGVQVLGGDGGESKFKASSQADTVDFSIITATSKALGVSDVLEHHSGSQSPLLSMGELGKEKSQKRVKEGNGSGSSLTGPGLDGKGGKRNRTPSSDGKSKEKVQKRRKVEPEGKSPSHSTSTRPFTPPASTGGSKSPGSSGRSQTPPGVATPPIPKITIQIPKGTVTVGKPSHGQYTSSGSVSSLSSKSHHSHSSSSSSSSSSSSSSSSSSSTSGKIKSSKSDGSSGSKMSGSLYSGQGSSSGQSKSSTQSVGKPGSSPISKHGLSSGSGGTKIKPQGKPSSLMNPSMSKPNISPSHSRPSGGSDKLASPMKPVPGTPPSSKAKSPISSGSGGSHIPGTGSSSSMKSSSGMGSSSSMSQKPPPSSNSSMGSSSSFSSGSSSMSSAQNQHGSSKGKSPSRNKKPSLTAVIDKLKHGVVASGPAGEDSMDGQMVQNSNSSGHSMSSKHNLSGNELQGKRERSDKEKSKISASGGSAESSKKASDSKSVGSTGVAKIIISKHDGGSPSIKAKVTLQKPGEGGGDGLRPQMSSSKNYGSPLISGSTPKHERCSPSHSKSPAYTPQNIDSESESGSSIAEKSYQNSPSSDDGVRPLPEYSSEKHKKHKKEKKKLKDKDRDRDRDKERDKKKSHSIKPESWSKSPISSEQSLSMTSSAILTSDRPSRPSPDFLIGEEEDDLMDVALIRN
- the MED1 gene encoding mediator of RNA polymerase II transcription subunit 1 isoform X3, with the protein product MNLKYYVSPYDLFEEGTGAPIILNENNVPRYLGMNVCVTIEGTLTMNKLPIAPLIMGTHPVDNKGTPSFSSVTSANSVDFPACFFLKFPKPIPVSQAFIQKLQNCTGIPLFDTPPTYVPLYELITQFELSKEEEEEEEDPCPLHHTMRFYAALPGQQHCYFLNKDAPLPDGRSLQGTLLNKISFHHPSRVPLILSMIRHQVAYNTLIGSCVKRTVLKEDSPGILQFEVCPLSDSCFSVSFQHPVNDSLVCVVMDVQDSTHVNCKLYKGLSDALICTDDFIAKVVQRCMSIPVTMRAIRRKAETIQADTPALSLIAETVEDMVKKNLPPASSPGYGMTTGNNPMSGTTTPTSTFPGGPISTLFSMSMGIKERHDSVGHGEDFSKVSQNPILTSLLQITGNVGSTIGSSPTPPHHTPPPVSSPASNTKNHPMLMNLLKDNAAQDFSTLYGSSPLERQNSSSGSPRMEMGPGGNKQKKKKSRVLVDKPKHQTEDDFQRELFSMDVDSQNPIFDVNMTTDTLDTPHITPAPSQCSTPPTTYPQSIPHAQPSIQRMVRLSSSDSIGADVTDILSDIAEEASKLPNANEDCPPIGTPIRDSSSSGHSQSALFDPDVFQSNNSENPYTDPADLIADATVSPNSDSSNQFFPDGVDFNPDLLNSQSQSGFGEDYFDDSSQSGDADDFKGFAPQTISTLGVQVLGGDGGESKFKASSQADTVDFSIITATSKALGVSDVLEHHSGSQSPLLSMGELGKEKSQKRVKEGNGSGSSLTGPGLDGKGGKRNRTPSSDGKSKEKVQKRRKVEPEGKSPSHSTSTRPFTPPASTGGSKSPGSSGRSQTPPGVATPPIPKITIQIPKGTVTVGKPSHGQYTSSGSVSSLSSKSHHSHSSSSSSSSSSSSSSSSSSSTSGKIKSSKSDGSSGSKMSGSLYSGQGSSSGQSKSSTQSVGKPGSSPISKHGLSSGSGGTKIKPQGKPSSLMNPSMSKPNISPSHSRPSGGSDKLASPMKPVPGTPPSSKAKSPISSGSGGSHIPGTGSSSSMKSSSGMGSSSSMSQKPPPSSNSSMGSSSSFSSGSSSMSSAQNQHGSSKGKSPSRNKKPSLTAVIDKLKHGVVASGPAGEDSMDGQMVQNSNSSGHSMSSKHNLSGNELQGKRERSDKEKSKISASGGSAESSKKASDSKSVGSTGVAKIIISKHDGGSPSIKAKVTLQKPGEGGGDGLRPQMSSSKNYGSPLISGSTPKHERCSPSHSKSPAYTPQNIDSESESGSSIAEKSYQNSPSSDDGVRPLPEYSSEKHKKHKKEKKKLKDKDRDRDRDKERDKKKSHSIKPESWSKSPISSEQSLSMTSSAILTSDRPSRPSPDFLIGEEEDDLMDVALIRN